A region of Jannaschia sp. W003 DNA encodes the following proteins:
- a CDS encoding nucleoside-diphosphate sugar epimerase/dehydratase codes for MEWVMRALRGMDRSQKANVLLVLDILATPLAMLAAVQILSPGLRADVSLPLWIGLTTLISVAIHRTFRLPHVTLTEFNARAQGWLVAHAAGVGVTSMVVGPAAGLDASPLFHALVAMVSFSLVSLNRALLLRLVTSLYLRDKRRLHVLIYGAGTTGRQLAHALQSNGTIDVVAFVDDNTSLQRHAVAGLPVYAPSHLAELVRRYEIGRVCLAMPSVSPPKQAQIARRLVAMGTEVQSVPSFSQLIGGEPLDQRLEPLDPMRFLPRDELDPALMNVADTYEGRTAMVTGAGGSIGSELCRQLLAARPRRLVMLDVSEFSLYTIHSELATLADRVGVELVPLLGSVADEALMRRILREQGVELVLHAAAYKHVPLVEANVEAGIRNNVFGTRTMARAAVAEGVERFILVSTDKAVRPRGVMGASKRLAEMVVQDLAARAEGTVFAMVRFGNVLGSSGSVVPLFQDQIRRGGPVTVTHPQVCRYFMTIPEAARLVLTAGAMAQGGEVFVLDMGKPVTIAQLARQAIEAAGYAVRDRGNPDGDIEIVYTGLRPGEKLFEELSYDGNLADTAHPKIRCARETRLPELELAACLREIDRALEGGDAEAVRALLADRIEGFAAAAVPAPEEPARPAGHRIAAGTPRGGLESGRPAR; via the coding sequence ATGGAATGGGTGATGCGCGCGCTGCGCGGCATGGACCGCAGCCAGAAGGCCAACGTCCTGCTGGTCCTCGACATCCTGGCGACGCCCCTGGCGATGCTGGCGGCCGTCCAGATCCTGTCCCCGGGGCTGCGCGCCGACGTCTCGCTGCCGCTCTGGATCGGGCTCACCACGCTGATCTCCGTGGCGATCCACCGCACGTTCCGGCTGCCCCACGTGACGCTCACCGAGTTCAACGCCCGCGCGCAGGGCTGGCTCGTGGCCCATGCCGCAGGCGTCGGCGTCACCTCCATGGTGGTGGGGCCGGCCGCGGGGCTCGACGCCTCGCCGCTGTTCCACGCCCTCGTGGCGATGGTGAGCTTCTCGCTCGTGTCGCTGAACCGGGCGCTGCTGCTGCGGCTCGTCACCTCGCTCTACCTGCGCGACAAGCGCCGGCTCCACGTGCTGATCTACGGGGCGGGCACCACCGGGCGCCAGCTCGCCCACGCGCTGCAGTCGAACGGCACCATCGACGTGGTGGCCTTCGTGGACGACAACACCTCGCTGCAGCGCCACGCCGTGGCGGGCCTGCCCGTCTACGCCCCCTCGCACCTCGCCGAGCTGGTGCGGCGCTACGAGATCGGCCGCGTCTGCCTCGCCATGCCGTCGGTCTCGCCGCCGAAGCAGGCGCAGATCGCCCGCCGCCTCGTGGCCATGGGCACCGAGGTGCAGTCCGTGCCGTCCTTCTCGCAGCTGATCGGCGGCGAGCCGCTCGACCAGCGGCTCGAGCCGCTCGATCCCATGCGGTTCCTTCCGCGAGACGAGCTGGATCCCGCACTGATGAACGTGGCGGACACCTACGAGGGGCGCACCGCGATGGTCACCGGTGCGGGCGGCTCGATCGGCTCGGAGCTGTGCCGGCAGCTCCTCGCCGCGCGGCCCCGGCGGCTGGTGATGCTCGACGTGTCGGAATTCTCGCTCTACACGATCCACTCCGAGCTCGCGACGCTGGCCGACCGCGTCGGGGTGGAGCTGGTGCCGCTGCTCGGCTCCGTTGCCGACGAGGCCCTGATGCGCCGCATCCTGCGCGAGCAGGGCGTGGAACTGGTCCTCCACGCGGCCGCCTACAAGCACGTGCCCCTGGTCGAGGCCAACGTCGAGGCCGGCATCCGCAACAACGTGTTCGGCACCCGCACCATGGCCCGCGCCGCGGTCGCCGAGGGCGTGGAGCGCTTCATCCTCGTGTCCACCGACAAGGCCGTGCGCCCCCGCGGCGTGATGGGCGCCTCGAAGCGCCTCGCGGAGATGGTCGTACAGGACCTGGCCGCGCGCGCCGAGGGCACCGTCTTCGCGATGGTGCGCTTCGGCAACGTGCTCGGCTCGTCGGGCTCCGTGGTGCCGCTGTTCCAGGACCAGATCCGCCGCGGCGGTCCCGTCACCGTGACCCACCCGCAGGTGTGCCGCTACTTCATGACCATTCCCGAGGCCGCCCGCCTCGTGCTCACCGCCGGCGCCATGGCGCAGGGCGGCGAGGTGTTCGTGCTCGACATGGGCAAGCCGGTCACCATCGCCCAGCTCGCGCGGCAGGCCATCGAGGCCGCCGGCTACGCGGTGCGCGACCGCGGCAATCCCGACGGCGACATCGAGATCGTCTACACCGGCCTGCGCCCCGGCGAGAAGCTGTTCGAGGAGCTGAGCTACGACGGCAACCTCGCCGACACCGCCCACCCCAAGATCCGCTGCGCCCGCGAGACGCGCCTGCCCGAATTGGAGCTCGCCGCCTGCCTGCGCGAGATCGACCGGGCGCTGGAGGGGGGCGACGCGGAGGCCGTGCGCGCGCTCCTGGCGGACCGGATCGAGGGCTTCGCCGCGGCGGCCGTCCCCGCTCCCGAGGAGCCGGCGCGCCCCGCGGGCCACCGGATCGCTGCAGGCACGCCCCGGGGGGGCCTCGAATCCGGTCGGCCCGCGCGCTAG
- a CDS encoding polysaccharide biosynthesis/export family protein, with protein MHTGPRTVLLAALALLLAACSLPRGAGIEREVVGSEREAERGFAVYPVTRALLPSIAEWPVTGEPRRSWISASAGSSERVIRPGDTVEIVIWDSADNSLLLSPGQRQMAMPAMRVSPAGSVFLPYVGNIRIADASPESARLRIQNALAGVAPTAQAQLALVEGRANSVDLVGGVSSPGAYPMPDNRYTVLGLIAAGGGAETRLENPQVTLQRGGRRYGTSLERLYENPELDTRLLGGDKVIVEEDERYFLSVGASAEENLHPFTRETLSALDAVAIVGGVDANRADPEGVLILREYPEAALASGQRGPRQQRVVFTLDLTEADGLFSARHFPIRSGDLIYVSESPVNSVETVFGLVGRVFGLARQANLN; from the coding sequence ATGCACACCGGACCGCGCACCGTCCTGCTCGCCGCGCTGGCACTCCTGCTGGCGGCCTGCTCGCTTCCGCGCGGCGCGGGCATCGAGCGCGAGGTGGTGGGCTCCGAGCGCGAGGCGGAACGCGGCTTCGCGGTCTATCCGGTGACGCGCGCGCTGCTGCCCTCGATCGCCGAATGGCCCGTCACGGGCGAGCCGCGCCGCAGCTGGATCTCGGCCAGCGCGGGCTCCTCGGAGCGGGTGATCCGCCCCGGCGACACGGTGGAGATCGTGATCTGGGACAGCGCCGACAACTCGCTGCTGCTCTCGCCCGGCCAGCGGCAGATGGCGATGCCCGCGATGCGCGTCTCGCCCGCGGGCTCGGTGTTCCTGCCCTACGTGGGCAACATCCGCATCGCCGACGCCTCGCCCGAGAGCGCCCGCCTGCGCATCCAGAACGCCCTCGCCGGGGTCGCCCCGACGGCGCAGGCGCAGCTCGCTCTGGTCGAGGGGCGCGCCAACTCCGTGGACCTCGTGGGCGGCGTCTCCTCGCCCGGCGCCTACCCCATGCCCGACAACCGCTACACCGTGCTCGGGCTGATCGCGGCGGGCGGCGGCGCGGAGACCCGCCTCGAGAACCCGCAGGTCACGCTCCAGCGCGGGGGCCGGCGCTACGGCACCTCGCTGGAGCGTCTCTACGAGAACCCCGAACTCGACACCCGCCTGCTGGGGGGCGACAAGGTGATCGTCGAGGAGGACGAGCGCTACTTCCTCTCGGTCGGCGCCTCGGCCGAGGAGAACCTCCACCCCTTCACCCGCGAGACGCTCTCGGCGCTGGACGCGGTGGCGATCGTGGGCGGCGTGGACGCCAACCGCGCCGATCCCGAGGGCGTGCTGATCCTGCGCGAGTACCCCGAGGCGGCGCTCGCATCGGGGCAGCGGGGACCGCGCCAGCAGCGGGTGGTGTTCACGCTCGACCTGACGGAAGCGGACGGCCTGTTCTCGGCGCGCCACTTCCCGATCCGCTCGGGCGACCTGATCTACGTCAGCGAGAGCCCGGTGAACAGCGTCGAGACGGTGTTCGGCCTCGTGGGCCGGGTGTTCGGTCTGGCGCGTCAGGCCAACCTCAACTGA
- a CDS encoding DUF2793 domain-containing protein, translated as MTQVSANLALPFIQPAQAQKHVTHNEAIRLLDALVQGSVPEGPRDAPPSGAAEGALWVVGDAPTGGWEGHAGEIAWRTDGAWSFLQPREGWALRRRDTGGTLVRDADGWRPEGTGEVPETVPRLGVAAAPDDANRLAVSSDAVLLTHAGAGHRVVVNKAGAADTASLLFQTGYAGRAEMGTAGSDDFAVKVSADGSAWATGLAVDAATGVVRFPSGARIAAPREVGGRVACETGRWVGWGGTAFDAAAGTGTTPALDWRQSGPLVRAGTELGHLRMALRSEHAEVAGLDLAVFLQWGPWGAGWASDGDTSRAQLWSGAADLSGGQVRLDADLGGQAVGADGYLLVFARPQGTTTAERWVSLAAVLEAVAPA; from the coding sequence ATGACCCAAGTCTCGGCGAACCTCGCGCTGCCCTTCATCCAGCCCGCGCAGGCCCAGAAGCACGTCACCCACAACGAGGCGATCCGCCTGCTCGACGCGCTCGTGCAGGGGTCGGTGCCCGAGGGGCCGCGCGACGCGCCCCCCTCGGGCGCCGCCGAGGGCGCGCTGTGGGTGGTCGGGGATGCCCCCACCGGCGGCTGGGAGGGCCACGCGGGCGAGATCGCCTGGCGCACCGACGGGGCCTGGAGCTTCCTCCAGCCGCGCGAGGGCTGGGCGCTGCGGCGGCGGGACACCGGCGGCACGCTCGTGCGCGATGCGGACGGCTGGCGCCCGGAGGGCACGGGCGAGGTGCCCGAGACGGTGCCGCGCCTCGGCGTCGCCGCCGCGCCCGATGACGCGAACCGCCTCGCCGTGTCCTCGGACGCGGTGCTGCTCACCCATGCCGGGGCGGGACACCGGGTCGTGGTGAACAAGGCCGGCGCCGCCGACACCGCCTCGCTGCTGTTCCAGACGGGCTACGCGGGCCGCGCCGAGATGGGCACCGCCGGCTCGGACGACTTCGCGGTGAAGGTCAGCGCCGACGGCAGCGCCTGGGCCACGGGGCTGGCGGTGGACGCGGCCACCGGCGTGGTGCGCTTTCCCTCGGGCGCGCGCATCGCGGCGCCCCGCGAGGTCGGCGGCCGCGTCGCCTGCGAGACCGGCCGCTGGGTCGGCTGGGGCGGCACGGCCTTCGACGCCGCGGCGGGCACCGGCACCACGCCGGCGCTGGACTGGCGGCAATCCGGGCCGCTGGTGCGCGCCGGGACCGAGCTGGGGCACCTGCGCATGGCGCTGCGCTCGGAGCACGCCGAGGTCGCGGGGCTGGACCTGGCAGTGTTCCTGCAGTGGGGCCCGTGGGGCGCGGGCTGGGCTTCGGACGGCGACACGTCTCGAGCGCAGCTCTGGTCGGGCGCGGCGGACCTCTCGGGCGGGCAGGTCCGGCTCGACGCCGACCTCGGCGGGCAGGCGGTCGGGGCCGACGGCTACCTCCTGGTCTTCGCCCGGCCGCAGGGCACGACCACCGCGGAGCGCTGGGTCTCGCTCGCGGCCGTGCTGGAGGCAGTGGCCCCCGCCTGA
- the rfbA gene encoding glucose-1-phosphate thymidylyltransferase RfbA — MTRRGIVLAGGTGSRLWPITLGLSKQLLPIYDKPMIYYPLSVLMLAGMREIAVITTPEDRAQFERTLGDGAQWGLQLTFIEQPSPDGLAQAYLLAERFLDGAPSAMVLGDNIFYGANLSRMLAGIPAEGGTVFGYHVADPERYGVLGFDEGGRVTQIVEKPENPPSSYAVTGLYFLDGTAPERARHVRPSARGELEITTLLESYLADGTLRVERMGRGFAWLDTGTHASLLDAGNFVRTLEARQGLQSGSPDEIAFQRGWIDAAGLRKRAEMFGKTEYGRYLARLL; from the coding sequence ATGACCCGCCGCGGCATCGTCCTCGCCGGAGGCACCGGCTCGCGGCTCTGGCCGATCACGCTGGGGCTCTCGAAGCAGCTCCTGCCGATCTACGACAAGCCGATGATCTACTACCCCCTCTCGGTGCTGATGCTGGCGGGCATGCGCGAGATCGCCGTGATCACGACTCCCGAGGACCGCGCCCAGTTCGAGCGCACCCTCGGCGACGGCGCGCAGTGGGGCCTGCAACTGACGTTCATCGAGCAGCCCTCGCCCGACGGTCTGGCGCAGGCCTACCTGCTGGCCGAGCGGTTCCTCGACGGCGCCCCCTCGGCGATGGTGCTGGGCGACAACATCTTCTACGGCGCCAACCTCTCGCGGATGCTGGCCGGCATCCCCGCCGAGGGCGGGACGGTCTTCGGCTACCACGTGGCCGACCCCGAGCGGTACGGCGTGCTGGGCTTCGACGAGGGCGGGCGCGTCACCCAGATCGTCGAGAAGCCCGAGAACCCGCCCTCGTCCTACGCGGTCACGGGTCTCTACTTCCTCGACGGCACGGCGCCCGAGCGGGCCCGCCACGTGCGCCCCTCGGCGCGGGGCGAGCTGGAGATCACGACGCTGCTGGAGAGCTACCTCGCCGATGGAACCCTGCGGGTGGAGCGCATGGGCCGGGGCTTCGCCTGGCTCGACACCGGCACCCACGCCTCGCTGCTCGACGCGGGCAACTTCGTGCGCACCCTGGAGGCGCGTCAGGGCCTCCAGTCGGGCAGCCCCGACGAGATCGCCTTCCAGCGCGGCTGGATCGACGCGGCGGGGCTGCGCAAGCGGGCCGAGATGTTCGGCAAGACGGAGTACGGGCGCTACCTCGCCCGCCTCCTCTAG
- the rfbD gene encoding dTDP-4-dehydrorhamnose reductase has translation MILAFGRGGQVGTELERLGARVLGRRRADLSDPVAAGEAIHALRPAVVVNAAAWTDVDGAEAREADARAVNAVAPGVMARACHALGIPFVHISTDYVFDGSGDRPWRPSDPVAPLGAYGRTKAEGEALVRGAGGTHAILRTSWVVSPQGRNFARTMLRLGAERQALRVVDDQHGAPTPARALAEAAIAVGERLARDPELSGTYHLSGTPDTTWAGVARAVMEAAGLACRIEPIPSAEYPTPAPRPLNSRLDCASTEAAFGIARPDWRAHLSSIVEAGA, from the coding sequence GTGATCCTGGCGTTCGGACGCGGCGGGCAGGTGGGCACCGAGCTGGAGCGGCTCGGCGCCCGCGTCCTGGGGCGCCGCCGCGCCGACCTCTCGGACCCGGTGGCCGCGGGCGAGGCGATCCACGCCCTGCGCCCCGCCGTGGTCGTGAACGCCGCCGCCTGGACCGACGTGGACGGCGCCGAAGCGCGGGAGGCCGACGCCCGCGCCGTGAACGCCGTGGCGCCCGGCGTCATGGCCCGCGCCTGCCACGCCCTCGGCATCCCCTTCGTGCACATCTCCACCGACTACGTGTTCGACGGCTCCGGCGACCGCCCGTGGCGGCCCTCCGATCCCGTCGCGCCCCTCGGCGCCTACGGCCGCACGAAGGCGGAAGGAGAGGCGCTCGTGCGCGGGGCGGGCGGCACCCACGCGATCCTGCGCACCTCCTGGGTCGTCTCGCCCCAGGGGCGCAACTTCGCGCGCACCATGCTGCGCCTCGGCGCCGAGCGGCAGGCGCTGCGCGTGGTGGACGACCAGCACGGCGCGCCCACGCCCGCCCGGGCGTTGGCCGAGGCCGCCATAGCCGTCGGCGAGCGCCTCGCGCGCGATCCCGAGCTGTCGGGCACCTACCACCTCTCGGGCACCCCCGACACGACCTGGGCCGGGGTCGCGCGCGCGGTGATGGAGGCGGCGGGCCTCGCCTGCCGCATCGAGCCGATCCCCTCGGCCGAGTACCCCACTCCGGCGCCGCGTCCGCTCAACTCGCGCCTCGACTGCGCGTCGACCGAGGCCGCCTTCGGCATCGCGCGCCCCGACTGGCGCGCGCACCTTTCCAGCATCGTGGAGGCCGGCGCATGA
- the rfbB gene encoding dTDP-glucose 4,6-dehydratase: MKLLVTGGLGFIGSAVVRRAIAEGLEVVNLDAMTYAACEANVAEVADAPGYRFERADIRDPAALARVFAAHRPDAVMHLAAESHVDRSIDGPAAFVETNVAGTFNLLEAARVHWEGADRPEGFRFHHVSTDEVFGSLGPEGMFREDTPYDPRSPYSATKAASDHLVRAWAETYGLPVVLTNCSNNYGPFHFPEKLVPVVILNALHGRPIPIYGRGENVRDWLYVEDHADALLAVLRRGAVGRTYAIGGENEARNVDLVRLICGLMDEMRPAGAPHDRLIEFVADRPGHDARYAIDPARIRAELGWRPSVTLEEGLRRTVRWYLDNEAWWRPLLARDGVGQRLGKAS; the protein is encoded by the coding sequence ATGAAGCTGCTCGTGACCGGGGGGTTGGGCTTCATCGGCTCCGCCGTGGTGCGCCGTGCCATCGCCGAGGGACTGGAGGTCGTGAACCTCGACGCCATGACCTACGCTGCCTGCGAGGCCAACGTCGCCGAGGTCGCGGACGCGCCCGGCTACCGCTTCGAGCGTGCCGACATCCGCGATCCCGCCGCGCTCGCCCGCGTGTTCGCCGCGCACCGCCCCGACGCCGTGATGCACCTCGCCGCCGAGAGCCACGTGGACCGCTCCATCGACGGCCCGGCCGCCTTCGTGGAGACCAACGTCGCCGGCACGTTCAACCTCCTGGAGGCGGCCCGCGTCCACTGGGAAGGCGCGGACCGCCCCGAGGGCTTTCGCTTCCACCACGTCTCCACCGACGAGGTGTTCGGCTCCCTGGGGCCCGAGGGCATGTTCCGCGAGGACACGCCCTACGACCCCCGCTCGCCCTACTCGGCCACCAAGGCCGCCTCGGACCACCTCGTGCGCGCCTGGGCCGAGACCTACGGCCTGCCGGTGGTGCTGACCAACTGCTCCAACAACTACGGCCCCTTCCACTTCCCCGAGAAGCTGGTGCCCGTCGTGATCCTGAACGCCCTCCACGGCCGCCCGATCCCGATCTACGGGCGGGGCGAGAACGTGCGCGACTGGCTCTACGTCGAGGACCACGCCGACGCGCTGCTGGCCGTTCTGCGCCGGGGCGCCGTGGGTCGCACCTACGCCATCGGCGGCGAGAACGAGGCCCGCAACGTCGACCTCGTGCGCCTGATCTGCGGGCTGATGGACGAGATGCGCCCCGCCGGCGCCCCCCACGACCGCCTGATCGAGTTCGTCGCGGACCGCCCGGGCCACGACGCCCGCTACGCGATCGACCCCGCGCGCATCCGCGCGGAGCTGGGCTGGCGCCCCTCGGTGACGCTGGAGGAGGGACTGCGCCGCACCGTGCGCTGGTACCTCGACAACGAGGCGTGGTGGCGCCCGCTCCTGGCGCGCGACGGCGTGGGCCAGCGGCTGGGGAAGGCCTCGTGA
- the rfbC gene encoding dTDP-4-dehydrorhamnose 3,5-epimerase produces MEITRTALPGVLLVAPRRFGDHRGFFAETWNARAFAEAGIRADFVQDNHSLSAEAGTLRGLHFQAPPHGQGKLVRCGRGALLDVAVDIRAGSPTYGQATAHELTAENGHMLWIPEGFAHGFATRAPDTEIVYKCTGFYEPAAEGAVRWDSAGIDWALDGAPVLSAKDADAAPLAALDTPFRWKDAA; encoded by the coding sequence ATGGAGATCACGCGGACGGCGCTGCCGGGGGTGCTTCTCGTCGCGCCCCGGCGCTTCGGCGACCACCGGGGCTTCTTCGCCGAGACCTGGAACGCGCGCGCCTTCGCGGAGGCCGGCATCCGCGCCGACTTCGTACAGGACAACCACTCGCTGTCGGCCGAGGCGGGCACGCTGCGGGGCCTCCACTTCCAGGCGCCGCCCCACGGGCAGGGCAAGCTGGTGCGCTGCGGACGCGGGGCGCTGCTGGACGTAGCAGTCGACATCCGCGCGGGCTCGCCCACCTACGGGCAGGCCACCGCCCATGAGCTGACGGCCGAGAACGGCCACATGCTCTGGATTCCCGAGGGCTTCGCCCACGGCTTCGCCACCCGCGCGCCGGACACCGAGATCGTCTACAAGTGCACCGGCTTCTACGAGCCCGCGGCCGAGGGCGCCGTGCGCTGGGATTCGGCCGGGATCGACTGGGCACTGGACGGCGCGCCCGTGCTGTCGGCCAAGGACGCCGACGCCGCGCCGCTCGCCGCGCTCGACACCCCGTTCCGCTGGAAGGACGCCGCATGA
- the pip gene encoding prolyl aminopeptidase, with translation MDRSPTPRSVPALYPPLDPFDQRMLDVGDGHRVYVEQCGNPEGVPVVVLHGGPGGGCSPMMRRFFDPERWRIVLFDQRGCGRSRPHASIRDNTTWHLVEDMECIRRALGVDAWALFGGSWGATLALIYAIAHPERALHLALRGVFLMEERELQWFYGGGAGQFWPDQWRRFRDMVPEAERGDLIAAYHARLFDTAPHEQIAFARAWASWENALASMASQGHGGEAGAEYARAFARLENHYFMHRGFLGEDGWIRARLDRIADVPGVIVQGRYDMICPPLSARLLADGWPNASLHMIPFAGHALSESGIAEQLVRVTDAAGRRLARHGAGGGEAG, from the coding sequence ATGGATCGAAGCCCAACTCCCCGCAGCGTTCCGGCGCTCTACCCGCCGCTCGACCCGTTCGATCAGCGCATGCTGGACGTGGGCGACGGCCACCGGGTCTACGTCGAGCAGTGCGGCAACCCCGAGGGCGTGCCCGTGGTGGTGCTCCACGGCGGGCCGGGCGGGGGATGCTCTCCCATGATGCGCCGCTTCTTCGACCCCGAGCGCTGGCGCATCGTGCTGTTCGACCAGCGCGGCTGCGGTCGCTCGCGCCCCCACGCCTCGATCCGCGACAACACCACCTGGCACCTCGTGGAGGACATGGAGTGCATCCGCCGCGCCCTGGGCGTCGACGCCTGGGCGCTGTTCGGCGGCTCCTGGGGCGCGACGCTGGCGCTGATCTACGCGATCGCCCATCCCGAGCGCGCCCTCCATCTCGCCCTGCGCGGCGTGTTCCTCATGGAGGAGCGCGAGCTGCAGTGGTTCTACGGCGGCGGCGCGGGACAGTTCTGGCCCGACCAGTGGCGCCGGTTCCGCGACATGGTGCCCGAGGCGGAGCGCGGCGACCTGATCGCCGCCTACCACGCCCGCCTGTTCGACACGGCGCCCCACGAGCAGATCGCCTTCGCGCGCGCATGGGCGTCCTGGGAGAACGCGCTCGCCTCCATGGCCAGCCAGGGCCACGGCGGCGAGGCTGGCGCGGAATACGCCCGCGCCTTCGCCCGGCTCGAGAACCACTACTTCATGCACCGCGGCTTCCTCGGCGAGGACGGCTGGATCCGTGCCCGGCTGGACCGCATCGCCGACGTGCCCGGCGTGATCGTGCAGGGGCGCTACGACATGATCTGCCCGCCGCTCTCGGCGCGGCTCTTGGCCGACGGCTGGCCGAACGCCTCGCTGCACATGATCCCCTTCGCGGGCCACGCCCTGAGCGAGAGCGGCATCGCCGAGCAGCTGGTGCGCGTCACCGACGCCGCCGGGCGCCGGCTCGCCCGCCACGGGGCGGGCGGCGGCGAGGCGGGCTGA
- the ubiG gene encoding bifunctional 2-polyprenyl-6-hydroxyphenol methylase/3-demethylubiquinol 3-O-methyltransferase UbiG — protein MSTVDPGEIEKFQAMAAEWWDPEGKFKPLHMLNPCRLDYITGQIAGEFDRDLSAPRPFEGLRILDIGCGGGLLSEPMARLGATVVGVDAAGRNIPVAEAHAAQSGLEIDYRHTTAEALVVSGEAPFDAVLNMEVVEHVADPAAYLRACHDLLRPGGLMIASTLNRNPKSYVFAIVGAEQVMRWLPKGTHDWRKFITPDELYGLLRDAGLEPVDRMGMVFNFARWSWRLSPDDLSVNYVTASLRPAA, from the coding sequence ATGAGCACCGTCGACCCCGGCGAGATCGAGAAGTTTCAGGCCATGGCCGCCGAGTGGTGGGACCCGGAGGGCAAGTTCAAGCCGCTGCACATGCTCAACCCCTGCCGGCTGGACTACATCACCGGGCAGATCGCCGGCGAGTTCGACCGCGACCTCTCGGCCCCGCGCCCGTTCGAGGGGCTGCGCATCCTCGACATCGGCTGCGGCGGGGGCCTCCTGAGCGAGCCCATGGCGCGGCTCGGGGCCACCGTGGTCGGGGTGGACGCGGCCGGGCGCAACATCCCCGTGGCCGAGGCCCACGCCGCGCAGTCGGGGCTGGAGATCGACTACCGCCACACCACAGCGGAGGCGCTGGTGGTGTCGGGCGAGGCGCCCTTCGACGCGGTGCTGAACATGGAGGTGGTGGAGCACGTGGCCGACCCGGCCGCCTACCTGCGCGCCTGCCACGACCTCCTGCGCCCCGGCGGGCTGATGATCGCATCCACGCTGAACCGGAACCCCAAGTCCTACGTGTTCGCCATCGTGGGCGCCGAGCAGGTGATGCGCTGGCTGCCGAAGGGCACCCACGACTGGCGAAAGTTCATCACGCCCGACGAGCTCTACGGCCTCCTGCGCGACGCGGGGCTGGAGCCGGTGGACCGCATGGGCATGGTGTTCAACTTCGCCCGCTGGTCGTGGCGCCTGTCGCCCGACGACCTGTCGGTGAACTACGTGACGGCCAGCCTGCGCCCCGCCGCGTGA
- a CDS encoding TetR/AcrR family transcriptional regulator: MNEAVPVKKGRKFAQVLEGARVVFLADGYEGASVDAIAKAAGVSKATLYSYFPDKRLLFLGVAEAECLAQVEETGALLLHDADPEEALRRAGRRIVDFVLSDTAQRIFRMCVAEADRFPELGREFFRTGPAVFRARMVDYLREAVAAGRLRIDDVALAADQFVELCHATLFPEMVFGVRSEATDAERARVVDGAVATFLARYGAGRA; the protein is encoded by the coding sequence ATGAACGAGGCCGTGCCGGTCAAGAAGGGGCGCAAGTTCGCGCAGGTGCTGGAAGGCGCCCGCGTCGTGTTCCTGGCCGATGGCTACGAGGGCGCGAGCGTGGACGCCATCGCCAAGGCGGCCGGCGTCTCGAAGGCCACGCTTTACAGCTACTTCCCCGACAAGCGCCTTCTGTTCCTCGGCGTGGCCGAAGCCGAGTGCCTCGCGCAGGTCGAGGAGACCGGCGCGCTGCTCCTGCACGACGCCGACCCCGAGGAGGCCCTGCGCCGCGCCGGGCGCCGGATCGTGGACTTCGTGCTTTCGGACACGGCGCAGCGCATCTTCCGCATGTGCGTGGCCGAGGCCGACCGCTTCCCGGAGCTGGGGCGCGAGTTCTTCCGCACCGGCCCCGCGGTGTTCCGCGCCCGCATGGTGGACTACCTGCGCGAGGCCGTGGCCGCGGGGCGCCTGCGCATCGACGACGTGGCGCTGGCCGCCGACCAGTTCGTGGAGCTGTGCCACGCCACGCTGTTCCCCGAGATGGTGTTCGGCGTGCGCAGCGAGGCCACCGACGCCGAGCGCGCCCGCGTGGTCGACGGCGCGGTGGCCACCTTCCTCGCCCGCTACGGCGCGGGGCGCGCCTGA